The Polypterus senegalus isolate Bchr_013 chromosome 1, ASM1683550v1, whole genome shotgun sequence genome includes a window with the following:
- the LOC120533102 gene encoding extracellular calcium-sensing receptor-like yields MTTLYEYEILRIINRTQPSIDTIKRRQLNTMEMIIIAALLLFLSIMAEENICQIQGKPDFPLFSKDGDVIIGGIFSLHTSFIPIKSSFNAVPGSLQCKSLNFREFQFAKTVIFAINEINNNTKIIPNFKLGYKIYDSCGSVLQSTRAAMALANGQKGFFSDESCTKHSVHAIVAQSSSSQTIAVASAIGPFGTPVISHLATCACLSNRHEFPTFFRTVPSDYYQSKALVQLVKYFGWTWVGAIRSDSDYGNFGMAAFAQEAQMEGICIEYSEAFFRTDPREKILKIVNLIKKSTSKVIVAFLAHGEALTVLPELLQENVTGLQWIGSESWIADKYLGFHEVLGGALGFVTGNAKIAGLKEFLLNVHLSDDPGNGFVKEFWETVFNCSVSSKSKTDLNSCKGSESLINIDNQYTDVSELRISNNVYKAVYAIAWSLHNLVSCENNGRLQANVTCSTKMQIEPQQLLHELKNVNFTSSNGERVYFDENGDPAARYELVNWQLNKQGLIELVTVGLYDASLSARQQLTLGDTNIIWSSGSNKVPKSVCSEECPPGTRKAAQKRRPVCCFDCILCAEGEISNETNSADCLKCPPEYWPNEGRDQCILKKTEFLSLEETMGLLLATFALVGTAITISVAAIFFYFRDTPVVKANNSELSFLLLFSLTLCFLCSLTFIGQPSDWSCMLRHTTFGITFVMCISCVLGKTIVVIMAFTATLPGSNVMKWFGPVQQRLTVSVSTLIQVCICAVWLMISPPFSSKNSIYYKDKIILECNPGSVAAFYIVLGYIGILSILCFFLAFLARKLPDNFNEAKFITFSMLIFCAVWITFIPVYISSPGRFTVTIEIFAILCSSYGLLFCIFVPKCYIILLKPEKNTRKLLMGKRH; encoded by the exons ATGACCACGCTGTATGAGTATGAAATTCTAAGAATCATAAACAGGACACAGCCAAGTATTGACACAATAAAGAGGAGACAGCTTAACACCATGG AAATGATTATCATTGCAGCTCTGCTACTATTTTTAAGCATAATGGCAGAGGAGAATATATGCCAGATACAAGGGAAACCAGATTTTCCACTGTTTTCAAAAGATGGCGATGTAATAATAGGTGGCATTTTTTCCTTACATACATCCTTTATTCCTATAAAGTCCTCTTTTAATGCAGTTCCAGGGTCTTTGCAATGCAAAAG tttAAACTTTAGGGAGTTTCAATTTGCAAAAACAGTCATCTTTGccattaatgaaataaataataatacaaagatcATTCCTAACTTTAAACTGGGCTATAAGATATATGACTCCTGTGGGTCAGTTCTGCAGTCTACAAGAGCAGCAATGGCTTTAGCAAACGGACAGAAAGGgtttttctctgatgaatcctgCACCAAGCACTCTGTTCATGCAATAGTAGCACAATCTTCTTCTTCCCAAACTATTGCAGTGGCTTCAGCTATTGGACCCTTTGGAACACCTGTG ATCAGTCACCTTGCGACATGTGCATGTCTCAGCAACAGACATGAGTTTCCTACTTTTTTTCGAACTGTTCCTAGTGATTATTATCAAAGTAAAGCACTTGTTCAGCTTGTTAAATACTTTGGTTGGACTTGGGTTGGAGCAATCAGAAGTGACTCAGATTATGGCAATTTTGGAATGGCAGCATTTGCTCAAGAGGCCCAAATGGAAGGGATTTGCATTGAATACTCAGAAGCATTTTTTAGAACTGATCCTAGAGAGAAAATCCTTAAAATTGTGAACCTAATCAAAAAGTCGACTTCTAAAGTTATTGTTGCTTTTCTGGCTCATGGAGAGGCATTGACTGTGTTGCCAGAACTGCTGCAGGAGAATGTGACAGGACTCCAGTGGATTGGCAGCGAATCATGGATTGCTGATAAATATCTTGGATTTCATGAGGTCCTAGGTGGAGCACTTGGATTTGTAACAGGAAATGCTAAAATCGCTGGTCTCAAAGAGTTTTTGTTAAATGTCCATCTTTCTGATGACCCAGGAAACGGTTTTGTAAAGGAGTTCTGGGAAACAGTATTCAACTGTAGTGTCTCAAGTAAAAGTAAGACTGATCTCAACTCCTGCAAGGGCTCTGAGAGTTTAATTAATATTGATAATCAGTATACTGATGTATCAGAGCTGAGAATTTCCAATAATGTTTACAAAGCAGTTTATGCCATAGCTTGGTCTCTGCATAATCTAGTCTCTTGTGAAAATAATGGAAGACTGCAAGCCAATGTGACTTGCTCAACGAAGATGCAAATTGAGCCACAGCAG TTACTtcatgaattaaaaaatgtaaattttacatCATCAAATGGAGAGAGGGTCTACTTTGATGAGAATGGAGACCCTGCTGCAAGGTACGAGTTAGTTAATTGGCAGCTGAATAAACAGGGATTAATTGAGCTTGTTACAGTCGGACTATATGATGCCTCCTTATCAGCAAGACAGCAGTTGACCCTGGGTGACACCAACATCATCTGGTCAAGTGGAAGTAACAAA gttcCTAAATCAGTTTGCAGTGAAGAGTGTCCACCAGGAACTCGGAAAGCTGCTCAGAAAAGACGGCCTGTCTGCTGCTTTGACTGTATATTATGTGCTGAAGGAGAAATCAGCAATGAAACAA ATTCTGCAGATTGCTTAAAATGTCCTCCCGAATATTGGCCCAATGAGGGAAGAGATCAGTGCATcttgaaaaaaacagaattccTCTCTCTGGAGGAGACAATGGGATTGTTGCTTGCGACTTTTGCATTGGTGGGTACTGCCATAACCATATCTGTGGCAgcaatctttttttatttcagagatACACCCGTGGTGAAAGCAAATAATTCAGAACTAAGTTTTCTGCTTCTCTTTTCCTTGACTCTATGCTTTCTTTGCTCTCTTACTTTCATTGGCCAACCCTCGGATTGGTCCTGTATGTTGCGCCACACAACATTTGGAATAACATTTGTCATGTGCATTTCTTGTGTCCTGGGAAAAACAATTGTGGTGATAATGGCCTTCACTGCCACACTGCCGGGCAGCAATGTTATGAAATGGTTTGGGCCTGTACAACAACGGCTCACTGTTTCTGTTTCCACATTAATACAAGTGTGCATTTGTGCAGTTTGGTTGATGATTTCACCTCCTTTTTCCTCAAAGAACTCAATCTACTACAAAGACAAAATCATTCTTGAGTGCAATCCAGGATCTGTAGcagctttttatattgttttgggATACATTGGAATTCTTTCTATTCTTTGCTTTTTTCTAGCATTTTTGGCTCGTAAACTGCCAGATAATTTCAATGAAGCAAAATTTATCACTTTTAGTATGCTAATATTCTGTGCTGTATGGATCACTTTTATTCCAGTATATATCAGTTCTCCAGGAAGATTTACTGTAACTatagaaatatttgcaattttgtgTTCAAGCTATGGGTTacttttctgcatttttgttcccaaatgttacattatattgttGAAACCagagaaaaatacaagaaaactgtTAATGGGTAAACGGCATTGA